The proteins below come from a single Pseudomonas sp. MYb118 genomic window:
- a CDS encoding polysaccharide biosynthesis protein, translating to MDKLRANMLGLPRRYKRAIQVVTDVVLVWLALWLAFLVRLGIEDAAGPVETHFWLFIAAPIVAIPIFIRFGMYRAVMRYFGNDALIAISKAVSLSSLLLALVVFWYSNHTVVVPRSIVFNYWWLSLIMIGGLRLIMRQYFLGDWFAASLHVPFYNRDNGLPRVAIYGAGAAGNQLVAALRMGRVMRPVAFIDDDSNIADRVIAGLQVYKPKHIQEMIDATGAEEVLLAIPSSNRGRRREILGFLEQFPLHVRSVPGFMDLASGRVKVDDIQEVDIADLLGRDAVPAQADLLEHCITGKNVLVTGAGGSIGSELCRQILSLKPTSLLLFEHSEFNLYSILSELEQRVQRESLSTRLLPILGSVRNQPKLLDTMKTWSVDTVYHAAAYKHVPMVEHNIAEGVLNNVIGTLSTAQAALQVGVANFVLISTDKAVRPTNVMGSTKRLAELTLQALSREVAPVFFGDTANISRLNKTRFTMVRFGNVLGSSGSVIPLFHKQIKSGGPLTVTHPKITRYFMTIPEAAQLVIQAGSMGRGGDVFVLDMGEPVRIVELAEKMIHLSGLSIRSEKNPQGDISIEFTGLRPGEKLYEELLIGENVEATQHPMIMSANEDHLPWEVLKVRLNDLVKAVEHDDYARVRQVLRETVSGYTPDGEIVDWIYQQRRLEP from the coding sequence ATGGATAAGCTGAGAGCAAACATGTTGGGACTGCCGAGGCGCTACAAGCGCGCCATTCAGGTCGTCACCGATGTGGTCTTGGTCTGGCTCGCCCTATGGTTGGCCTTTCTGGTTCGTTTGGGCATCGAGGATGCTGCCGGGCCGGTCGAAACGCATTTTTGGCTGTTTATCGCTGCGCCCATAGTCGCCATCCCGATTTTTATTCGTTTTGGCATGTACCGTGCGGTCATGCGCTACTTTGGCAATGATGCGCTGATTGCAATTTCCAAAGCGGTCAGCCTTTCATCATTGCTGCTTGCCCTGGTCGTTTTCTGGTATAGCAACCATACGGTCGTGGTTCCCCGTTCGATAGTCTTCAACTATTGGTGGTTGAGCCTGATCATGATTGGTGGCCTGCGGCTGATCATGCGCCAGTATTTTCTGGGTGACTGGTTCGCCGCGTCCTTGCACGTACCCTTCTATAACCGTGACAACGGTCTTCCCCGCGTCGCCATTTATGGTGCCGGTGCAGCGGGTAACCAGCTGGTCGCGGCCTTGCGAATGGGGCGAGTCATGCGCCCGGTTGCGTTCATCGACGATGACAGCAACATTGCCGATCGTGTCATCGCCGGGTTGCAGGTCTACAAACCCAAGCACATTCAGGAAATGATTGACGCTACCGGCGCCGAAGAAGTCCTGTTGGCGATTCCTTCCTCCAATCGGGGGCGCCGACGTGAGATTCTGGGTTTCCTGGAGCAGTTCCCATTACACGTACGCAGTGTCCCGGGGTTCATGGACCTGGCGAGCGGGCGGGTGAAAGTCGATGATATTCAGGAGGTCGATATCGCGGATCTCCTGGGTCGGGACGCAGTGCCGGCGCAGGCGGATCTGCTGGAGCATTGTATTACCGGGAAAAATGTATTGGTCACGGGGGCGGGCGGATCAATCGGTTCGGAACTGTGCCGTCAGATCCTTTCGTTGAAACCCACATCCTTGCTCCTGTTCGAGCACAGCGAGTTCAATTTGTACTCGATCCTCTCGGAGCTTGAACAGCGCGTTCAGAGAGAGTCCCTCTCTACGCGTCTTTTGCCAATTCTGGGTTCCGTGCGAAATCAGCCAAAGCTGCTGGATACCATGAAGACCTGGAGCGTCGATACGGTTTACCACGCGGCGGCTTACAAGCATGTTCCCATGGTCGAGCATAATATTGCCGAGGGCGTGTTGAACAATGTGATCGGTACGTTGAGTACCGCACAGGCGGCGTTGCAGGTTGGCGTGGCGAATTTTGTGTTGATTTCCACGGATAAGGCCGTTCGACCGACTAATGTCATGGGCAGTACCAAGCGTCTTGCCGAGTTGACGTTGCAGGCATTGAGTCGCGAAGTCGCCCCGGTGTTTTTTGGCGACACTGCCAACATTTCCCGATTGAACAAAACCCGTTTCACCATGGTGCGTTTCGGCAATGTCCTGGGGTCGTCAGGTTCAGTCATTCCCCTCTTTCATAAACAGATCAAGTCGGGCGGACCCCTGACCGTCACTCACCCGAAAATCACCCGCTATTTCATGACCATCCCTGAAGCGGCACAACTGGTCATACAGGCTGGTTCCATGGGGCGTGGCGGCGACGTGTTTGTCCTCGACATGGGCGAACCGGTACGGATCGTCGAGCTGGCGGAGAAAATGATTCACCTGTCGGGGTTGAGTATCCGCTCGGAGAAAAATCCACAGGGCGATATATCGATCGAATTTACCGGTTTGCGTCCCGGTGAAAAGTTGTATGAAGAATTGTTGATTGGCGAGAATGTCGAGGCGACCCAACACCCGATGATCATGAGTGCCAACGAAGATCACTTGCCTTGGGAAGTGCTGAAAGTTCGCTTGAATGATTTGGTGAAAGCCGTTGAGCATGACGATTACGCCCGCGTGCGCCAGGTTCTGCGCGAGACGGTCAGTGGTTACACCCCTGACGGCGAGATAGTCGACTGGATCTACCAGCAGCGTCGCCTTGAACCCTGA
- a CDS encoding ComEA family DNA-binding protein, translating to MRTGYFYSLVFTLLTTTSLALNAAPTVKSEAASAPLVLELAPQAQSEKIDLNMADASTLQRELSGVGEAKAKAIVAYRESNGPFASVDELLEVKGIGKAILDKNREKIEVH from the coding sequence ATGCGTACTGGTTACTTCTACTCCCTGGTTTTTACCCTTCTTACCACGACCTCCCTCGCCTTGAACGCTGCGCCCACGGTCAAATCAGAGGCTGCCAGCGCGCCGCTTGTCCTGGAGCTCGCGCCCCAGGCTCAGTCCGAAAAAATCGACTTGAACATGGCTGATGCATCGACGCTGCAGCGCGAGTTGTCGGGAGTGGGGGAGGCGAAAGCCAAGGCCATCGTGGCTTACCGAGAAAGTAATGGGCCGTTTGCGTCGGTAGATGAGTTGCTGGAAGTAAAAGGTATCGGCAAGGCGATACTGGATAAGAATCGCGAGAAAATCGAAGTTCATTAA
- a CDS encoding Wzz/FepE/Etk N-terminal domain-containing protein, with protein sequence MNTPAKIVYDNNLDKIEIREIVQSIWKQRAIVLLFTGIGFAAALTYASLVTPVYETSTSLRPVGVTALDELNGTGLYKISPLESLHRIGAAMESYDVRLKFFTAYPQYLIPAGSTSGKTIEQAFEAFNGSAFSLKQVDSTKSASLSDSIELTLRYPNGIDGVGIVRDFTAFVVKSEKNKIESNLKTLTANRIEKIENDLYSHRVSYEVNTSSDIAKLLEQDEIKKQNLLDELNALRQQLHTRRQNRIKELDEAIGIAKQLGISKPSTPSSLAEVDNQREGNTIRTEVNNQQIPLYFMGQLALEAERATLASRRSDDFTEPRIDQIQKELSLLASNREVAALKDRANPELFIKGYGDSRADLARLKNLAINFDQLRLVQIDKPASEPHSPIRPLKTLIAGFGLLFGFALGVALVLSRRIFRLA encoded by the coding sequence ATGAACACTCCAGCCAAAATAGTGTATGACAATAACCTCGACAAAATTGAAATAAGGGAGATAGTACAAAGCATCTGGAAGCAGCGAGCAATTGTTTTACTATTTACTGGAATTGGTTTTGCCGCCGCCCTTACCTACGCATCACTGGTAACGCCAGTCTATGAAACCAGCACATCTCTCAGACCCGTGGGCGTTACGGCCCTTGACGAACTGAATGGCACAGGCCTCTATAAAATAAGCCCTCTGGAGTCGTTACACCGGATTGGCGCAGCCATGGAGTCGTACGACGTTCGCTTGAAATTTTTCACCGCCTACCCGCAATACCTGATACCTGCGGGCAGCACTTCCGGCAAAACAATCGAGCAAGCATTCGAAGCGTTTAACGGCAGCGCCTTTTCATTGAAGCAAGTTGACTCGACGAAAAGTGCAAGCCTCTCGGATTCCATCGAGCTCACGTTGAGATACCCCAACGGGATCGATGGCGTCGGAATCGTCCGCGACTTCACGGCGTTTGTAGTCAAGAGTGAAAAAAACAAGATTGAATCCAACCTGAAGACGCTGACCGCCAACAGAATCGAGAAAATTGAAAACGACCTGTATTCCCACAGAGTTTCTTATGAGGTGAATACCAGTTCAGATATTGCAAAACTTCTTGAGCAGGATGAAATCAAGAAGCAGAATCTTCTGGACGAGCTGAACGCACTTCGCCAACAACTCCATACTCGGCGGCAGAATCGCATCAAGGAGTTGGATGAGGCCATAGGCATCGCCAAGCAGTTGGGCATATCCAAGCCCTCTACCCCCTCCTCCCTGGCTGAAGTGGATAATCAACGGGAAGGCAACACTATTCGTACCGAAGTAAACAACCAGCAAATCCCGCTGTATTTCATGGGCCAACTGGCGCTTGAAGCAGAACGTGCGACTCTAGCTTCTCGCCGCTCGGATGATTTTACCGAGCCTCGGATCGACCAGATTCAAAAAGAACTGAGCCTCCTGGCGAGCAACCGTGAAGTAGCAGCGCTGAAAGATCGAGCCAACCCGGAACTGTTCATCAAGGGTTATGGCGATAGCCGAGCTGACTTGGCAAGGTTGAAAAACCTGGCAATCAATTTTGATCAATTGCGATTGGTTCAAATAGATAAGCCAGCGTCGGAGCCTCACTCCCCTATCAGACCGCTGAAGACCTTGATTGCCGGTTTCGGTCTGTTGTTCGGCTTCGCCTTGGGTGTAGCGCTTGTATTGAGTCGGCGTATTTTTCGATTGGCATGA
- a CDS encoding SDR family NAD(P)-dependent oxidoreductase — protein MNSVQTQGTALVTGASSGIGAIYADRLAARGFDLLLVARDQDRLEIAASQLRAQHGVQVEVLKADLTEKDDVLKLEQRLRSDSSISLLLNNAGVAADGLLANADLDQLERLIQLNVITVTRLASAAAAGFAKAGRGIIINIASVVALFPERFNATYSASKAYVLSLTQSLNAELDGTGVKVQAVLPGVTRTEIWERSGIDASQIPAEMVMEAGVMVDAALSGLDQGELVTIPSLPDASEWSAFVAARHVMAPNLSKSQAATRYK, from the coding sequence ATGAATTCTGTCCAGACCCAAGGCACCGCCCTAGTCACCGGTGCTTCTTCCGGAATTGGCGCCATCTACGCAGACCGCCTGGCCGCGCGCGGTTTTGATTTGTTATTGGTCGCTCGCGATCAGGATCGGCTGGAGATCGCGGCCAGCCAGTTGCGTGCCCAGCACGGCGTTCAAGTTGAGGTACTGAAGGCAGACCTGACTGAAAAAGACGATGTCCTGAAGCTCGAGCAGCGCCTTCGCAGCGATTCCAGTATCAGCCTGCTGTTGAACAATGCCGGTGTGGCGGCCGATGGGTTGCTGGCTAATGCCGATCTGGACCAGTTGGAGCGCCTGATTCAACTGAATGTAATCACGGTTACACGCCTGGCCTCGGCGGCCGCCGCCGGCTTTGCCAAGGCTGGCCGCGGCATCATCATCAACATTGCTTCGGTCGTGGCGTTGTTCCCCGAGCGTTTCAATGCCACCTACAGCGCGAGCAAGGCCTATGTGTTGAGCCTGACCCAGTCGTTGAACGCCGAGCTGGACGGCACCGGGGTCAAGGTGCAGGCGGTACTGCCTGGCGTCACTCGAACGGAAATCTGGGAGCGTTCCGGTATTGACGCCAGCCAGATTCCGGCAGAGATGGTCATGGAGGCAGGCGTAATGGTCGATGCCGCGTTGTCGGGGCTGGATCAGGGGGAACTGGTCACCATTCCTTCGCTGCCGGACGCGAGCGAGTGGAGCGCCTTTGTTGCTGCCCGTCATGTGATGGCGCCCAATTTGTCCAAGAGCCAAGCGGCGACGCGTTATAAGTAA
- the fabF gene encoding beta-ketoacyl-ACP synthase II, whose amino-acid sequence MNDRRVVVTGMGLVSPLGSGVEAVWSRLLAGRSGIRHLPDEVVVDLPAKVGGSVPTQTDDAEAGFDPDLATPPKEQKKMDRFIMFAMEAARQAIQQAAWQPQAAHDQERTATIIGSGVGGFGAIADAVRTTDSRGPRRLSPFTIPSFLVNLAAGHVSIQHGFKGPLGAPVTACAAGVQAIGDAARLIRAGEADIALCGGAEAAIDRVSLAGFAAARALSSGFNDTPERASRPFDRDRDGFVMGEGAGLLVIESLEHALARGAQPLAELVGYGTSADAYHLTAGPEDGSGARRAMSLALAQAGIEARQVQHLNAHATSTPVGDLGELAAIKSLFGTQGNIAVTSTKSATGHLLGAAGGIEAIFTLLAIRDQIVPATLNFDNPDPAAQGVDIVHGQARPMTIEYALSNGFGFGGVNASVLFKRWQG is encoded by the coding sequence ATGAATGACCGTCGAGTGGTAGTGACAGGCATGGGATTGGTTTCGCCGCTGGGTAGCGGTGTCGAGGCGGTCTGGTCGAGATTGTTGGCCGGGCGTTCCGGAATCAGGCATTTACCCGATGAGGTGGTGGTCGATCTGCCGGCTAAAGTTGGCGGTTCGGTGCCGACTCAGACCGATGACGCCGAAGCGGGTTTCGATCCAGACCTCGCGACGCCACCTAAAGAACAGAAGAAGATGGACCGTTTCATCATGTTCGCCATGGAGGCTGCACGTCAGGCTATTCAACAGGCCGCTTGGCAACCGCAAGCCGCTCATGACCAGGAACGCACGGCGACGATCATTGGGTCAGGGGTTGGCGGTTTTGGTGCGATTGCCGATGCGGTACGCACCACGGACAGTCGAGGGCCGCGGCGTTTGTCGCCATTCACTATCCCGTCTTTTCTGGTCAATCTTGCCGCCGGCCATGTGTCGATCCAGCACGGTTTCAAGGGACCGCTGGGTGCTCCGGTAACGGCGTGTGCTGCCGGGGTGCAGGCGATCGGCGATGCGGCACGCTTGATCCGTGCGGGTGAGGCGGATATTGCCTTGTGCGGCGGCGCAGAAGCGGCGATTGATCGTGTCAGCCTGGCCGGGTTCGCGGCTGCCCGGGCTTTGTCCAGTGGCTTCAATGACACGCCGGAGCGGGCCTCGCGCCCATTCGACCGCGATCGCGACGGCTTTGTCATGGGCGAGGGCGCAGGCCTCCTGGTCATCGAGTCACTGGAGCATGCCTTGGCCCGGGGCGCGCAACCGCTGGCAGAATTGGTGGGCTACGGCACCAGCGCAGATGCCTATCACCTGACCGCCGGTCCCGAAGATGGCAGCGGGGCGCGGCGAGCCATGTCGCTGGCTTTGGCTCAGGCCGGAATAGAAGCTAGGCAGGTGCAGCACCTGAACGCTCATGCCACGTCTACGCCGGTCGGGGATCTCGGGGAGTTGGCGGCGATCAAGTCGTTGTTTGGTACACAGGGCAACATCGCAGTCACTTCGACCAAGTCAGCGACCGGGCATTTACTGGGAGCGGCAGGGGGAATCGAGGCGATTTTCACGTTGCTGGCCATTCGCGACCAGATCGTGCCGGCCACCCTCAACTTTGATAACCCGGACCCGGCAGCGCAGGGCGTGGACATCGTTCACGGGCAAGCGCGACCGATGACGATCGAGTACGCGCTGTCCAACGGCTTTGGCTTCGGCGGCGTGAATGCCAGCGTACTGTTCAAGCGCTGGCAGGGTTAG
- a CDS encoding TetR/AcrR family transcriptional regulator — MRYSQDHKAQTHQRIIKEASARFRRDGIGATGLQPLMKALGLTHGGFYSHFKSKDELVEEALQAACEQVEGLCAELFAQERPLDAFIDTYLSEWHQTSPHEGCPLPTMSSELGLRGRPSPSSDLVLRGRLEQIENTLEGDDAADQSIFIMSTLVGALLLSRSVECPELAQRILDVTRDLLKQYKG, encoded by the coding sequence ATGCGTTACTCGCAGGACCATAAAGCCCAGACTCACCAACGCATTATCAAGGAAGCCTCAGCACGATTTCGTCGTGACGGAATTGGTGCAACCGGCCTGCAACCCCTGATGAAGGCGCTGGGTCTGACTCACGGGGGTTTTTACTCGCACTTCAAGTCCAAGGATGAACTGGTGGAAGAGGCGCTGCAGGCGGCGTGCGAGCAGGTGGAAGGTCTTTGTGCCGAACTGTTCGCCCAGGAGCGCCCGCTCGACGCATTTATCGACACCTACCTGTCCGAATGGCATCAGACATCACCCCATGAGGGCTGTCCTTTGCCGACCATGTCCTCGGAGCTTGGACTGCGTGGCCGCCCGAGCCCGAGTTCCGATCTCGTGCTCAGGGGACGGCTCGAGCAGATCGAAAACACGCTTGAAGGAGACGACGCCGCCGACCAGAGCATCTTTATCATGTCTACCCTGGTCGGGGCATTATTGCTGTCGCGTAGTGTCGAGTGCCCTGAACTGGCTCAGCGTATCCTCGATGTCACCCGTGACCTGCTCAAGCAATACAAGGGCTAA
- a CDS encoding urea carboxylase-associated family protein yields MYKDYPAAYQVSKGSALQVDKDFYERIRQAKEGRTLIGQFEVPIRTGRAWKVPAGHVFRITTPVGPQVGDFNVWNANDPRERLWAARTRQLQGAHVSTHDRLWSNLPFLRPLVTITDDSLAAYGIDEHGGRLHDLLGTRCDPYVNKMLTGEDFHHHCHSNLTRAVLPHGLTEFDVHDVLNIFQCTGLNHDDMYFMKACPAQKGDYLEFFAEIDLLCALSTCPGGDLSVAMWGPDAQDPLSVCRPLGVEIYRLEESLLEGWSQPERAAYNGLHGLQIAKPDWEK; encoded by the coding sequence ATGTACAAAGATTATCCAGCGGCCTATCAAGTCAGCAAAGGTTCCGCCTTGCAGGTGGATAAAGACTTTTACGAGCGAATTCGTCAGGCGAAGGAGGGGCGCACGCTGATCGGGCAGTTCGAAGTACCGATCCGCACCGGTCGTGCCTGGAAGGTCCCTGCCGGTCACGTGTTCCGGATCACCACGCCAGTGGGGCCGCAGGTCGGGGATTTCAACGTCTGGAACGCCAATGATCCGCGCGAGCGCCTGTGGGCTGCGAGAACCCGGCAGTTGCAGGGGGCGCACGTCAGCACCCATGACCGACTCTGGTCCAACCTGCCTTTTCTACGGCCGTTGGTGACAATTACTGATGACAGCCTGGCCGCATACGGTATCGACGAGCACGGCGGTCGTTTGCACGACCTGCTGGGTACCCGTTGCGATCCCTATGTGAACAAAATGCTCACCGGCGAGGATTTCCATCATCACTGCCATTCCAACCTGACGCGCGCGGTGCTGCCCCATGGCCTGACCGAGTTCGATGTCCATGATGTGTTGAACATTTTTCAGTGCACCGGGCTGAATCATGACGATATGTACTTCATGAAGGCTTGTCCGGCGCAGAAGGGCGACTACCTGGAATTTTTTGCCGAGATAGATCTGTTGTGCGCGCTGTCGACCTGCCCGGGCGGTGACCTTTCAGTCGCCATGTGGGGGCCGGATGCGCAGGATCCGCTCAGTGTCTGTCGCCCCCTTGGTGTGGAGATTTATCGCTTGGAGGAGTCGTTGCTCGAGGGATGGAGTCAGCCGGAGCGTGCGGCGTACAACGGACTCCATGGCTTGCAGATCGCCAAACCGGATTGGGAGAAATAA
- a CDS encoding DUF2897 family protein, translated as MPWYAWLILVVAIGSIVGGLMMLRDTANKVELTDEQRKRVAERNAEADAKDAHDR; from the coding sequence ATGCCCTGGTATGCCTGGTTGATTCTGGTCGTTGCAATCGGCTCGATCGTTGGCGGGTTGATGATGCTGCGCGACACCGCCAACAAGGTCGAACTGACCGATGAACAGCGCAAACGCGTAGCTGAGCGCAATGCTGAAGCGGACGCAAAGGATGCGCACGATCGTTGA
- a CDS encoding EamA family transporter — translation MKVASSSWNDSGLLTVKTLSWLFFAFSVYGLSSLVWIYVLRNVPLSQAYPFMSITFLLVPIASAIFFSEKFDWINVASSILIMAGISLASIARHGVS, via the coding sequence ATGAAAGTGGCGAGTAGCTCCTGGAATGACTCCGGGCTGTTAACTGTCAAGACGTTATCCTGGTTGTTCTTTGCGTTTTCGGTCTATGGACTATCGTCGCTGGTGTGGATCTACGTATTGCGCAATGTCCCTCTTTCCCAAGCTTATCCTTTTATGTCGATCACTTTTCTGTTGGTTCCGATCGCCAGTGCAATATTTTTTTCGGAAAAATTCGATTGGATTAATGTCGCCTCCTCGATATTGATAATGGCAGGCATATCCCTGGCTTCGATAGCGCGGCACGGTGTCTCTTAA
- a CDS encoding glycosyltransferase family 2 protein produces the protein MLNSEKMAARIAVVIPCYKTKKHILDLLSRIGAEVCAIYVVDDCCPEGTGHYVEAECDDPRVKVVYNSVNRGVGGAVMAGYSAAISDECDIFVKIDGDGQMDPALIPSFVSPIIAGDADYVKGNRFFDPESLVGMPFIRLFGNAVLSFFTKLSTGYWHLFDPTNGYTAIHSEVAKHLHFHKISQRYFFETDVLFRLGLQGAVVYDLPMTAHYADEESNLNIKSVIPEFLLKHCRNAGKRFFYRYILRDFSLATLEFLVGMMLILFGGIYGATRWYESAQGGIPVSAGGVMLAALPLLAGLQFLLAFFNYDMLAVPKQAVHPALVHRSRVASHIVGKQKDLT, from the coding sequence ATGCTTAATAGTGAAAAGATGGCGGCTAGAATCGCGGTCGTAATCCCCTGCTATAAAACCAAAAAACACATTCTGGATCTGCTCAGCCGAATAGGTGCAGAGGTCTGTGCAATCTACGTGGTGGATGATTGCTGTCCCGAGGGCACTGGGCACTACGTGGAAGCCGAGTGTGATGATCCGCGCGTCAAGGTCGTTTACAACAGCGTCAACCGTGGCGTCGGTGGTGCCGTCATGGCGGGTTACAGTGCCGCGATCAGCGATGAGTGCGACATATTTGTAAAAATCGACGGCGATGGGCAAATGGACCCGGCGTTGATTCCAAGTTTCGTCTCTCCCATCATCGCCGGAGACGCGGACTACGTGAAAGGCAACCGGTTTTTTGACCCCGAGTCGTTGGTCGGCATGCCTTTTATCCGTTTGTTTGGCAATGCGGTATTGTCATTTTTTACCAAGTTGTCTACCGGCTACTGGCATCTGTTCGATCCAACCAACGGCTACACCGCCATTCATTCCGAAGTTGCCAAACACCTGCATTTCCACAAAATCAGCCAGCGCTATTTTTTTGAAACCGATGTCCTGTTCCGGTTGGGGCTTCAGGGCGCGGTGGTCTATGACCTGCCGATGACCGCCCATTATGCGGACGAAGAAAGTAACCTGAACATCAAGTCGGTCATTCCTGAATTTCTGTTAAAGCATTGTCGCAATGCCGGCAAACGGTTCTTCTATCGCTATATCCTGCGAGACTTTTCCCTGGCCACCCTCGAATTCCTGGTGGGCATGATGCTGATCCTGTTTGGCGGCATTTACGGGGCTACGCGCTGGTATGAATCGGCGCAGGGAGGTATTCCGGTTTCCGCAGGTGGGGTCATGCTGGCGGCATTGCCACTGCTCGCAGGCCTGCAGTTTCTGTTGGCGTTCTTTAACTATGACATGCTGGCAGTTCCCAAACAGGCGGTTCATCCCGCTCTCGTGCATCGTTCCAGGGTTGCATCGCACATCGTCGGTAAACAAAAGGATTTGACGTGA
- the eat gene encoding ethanolamine permease — translation MNTQLKPTLGTLHLWGIAVGLVISGEYFGWSYGWGVAGTLGFLLTSLLVATMYTCFIFSFTELTTAIPHAGGPFAYSRRAFGEKGGLIAGLATLIEFVFAPPAIALAIGAYLNVQFPALDPKHAAVGAYLVFMTLNILGVKLAATFELVVCVLAVAELLVFMGVVAPAFSFSNFALNGWAGSDVFGAPAIAGMFAAIPFAIWFFLAIEGAAMAAEEAKDPKRTIPKAYISGILTLVLLAMGVMFFAGGVGDWRTLSNINDPLPQAMKTVVGDNSGWLHMLVWIGLFGLVASFHGIILGYSRQFFALARAGYLPASLAKLSRFQTPHRAIIAGGVVGIAAIYSDGLINLGGMTLTAAMITMAVFGAIVMYIMSMLSLFKLRKTEPNLERTFRAPCYPLLPSIALVLAVVCLVAMAWFNALIGLIFLGFMAVGFVYFMLTAQLRANAPADGMLTGL, via the coding sequence ATGAACACACAACTCAAACCTACGCTGGGCACCCTGCACCTGTGGGGCATTGCGGTCGGGCTGGTGATTTCCGGGGAGTACTTCGGCTGGAGTTACGGCTGGGGCGTGGCGGGTACGCTCGGCTTTCTGCTGACCTCGTTGCTGGTCGCCACCATGTACACCTGCTTCATTTTCAGTTTCACCGAACTGACCACCGCGATTCCCCATGCCGGCGGCCCGTTTGCCTACAGCCGCCGGGCCTTCGGCGAGAAAGGCGGCTTGATCGCCGGGCTGGCGACACTGATCGAATTCGTCTTCGCCCCGCCGGCCATCGCGTTGGCCATCGGCGCCTACCTGAACGTACAGTTTCCGGCCCTTGACCCGAAACACGCGGCGGTCGGCGCCTACCTCGTGTTCATGACCTTGAACATTCTCGGAGTCAAGCTGGCCGCCACCTTCGAACTGGTGGTGTGCGTCCTCGCCGTGGCGGAATTGCTGGTGTTCATGGGCGTGGTCGCGCCGGCCTTCAGCTTCAGCAATTTCGCCCTCAACGGCTGGGCCGGGTCCGATGTGTTCGGCGCACCAGCGATTGCCGGCATGTTTGCGGCGATCCCGTTCGCGATCTGGTTCTTCCTCGCCATCGAAGGCGCCGCCATGGCCGCCGAGGAAGCCAAGGACCCGAAGCGCACGATTCCCAAGGCGTACATCAGCGGCATCCTGACCTTGGTGCTGCTGGCCATGGGCGTGATGTTCTTCGCCGGCGGCGTCGGTGACTGGCGCACCCTGTCGAACATCAACGACCCGCTGCCACAGGCGATGAAAACCGTGGTCGGCGACAACTCCGGCTGGTTGCACATGCTGGTGTGGATCGGCCTGTTCGGCCTGGTGGCGAGCTTCCACGGGATCATCCTCGGCTACTCGCGCCAGTTCTTCGCCCTCGCCCGCGCCGGTTACCTGCCGGCGTCCCTGGCCAAGCTGTCACGCTTCCAGACGCCGCACCGGGCAATCATCGCCGGTGGCGTGGTCGGCATCGCCGCCATCTACAGCGACGGCCTGATCAACCTCGGCGGCATGACGCTGACCGCCGCGATGATCACCATGGCGGTATTCGGCGCCATCGTGATGTACATCATGAGCATGCTCAGCCTGTTCAAACTGCGCAAAACCGAACCCAACCTGGAACGCACCTTCCGCGCGCCGTGCTACCCGCTGCTGCCGAGCATTGCCCTGGTACTGGCGGTGGTGTGCCTGGTGGCGATGGCCTGGTTCAACGCGCTGATCGGGTTGATCTTCCTGGGCTTCATGGCCGTGGGCTTCGTGTATTTCATGCTGACGGCGCAACTGCGTGCGAATGCGCCGGCGGACGGGATGTTGACTGGTTTGTAA
- the kdpF gene encoding K(+)-transporting ATPase subunit F: MSVLDGVSLLLAVGLFIYLLVALLRADRN, translated from the coding sequence ATGAGCGTTCTGGACGGGGTGTCACTGCTGCTGGCAGTGGGGCTGTTCATTTATCTGTTGGTTGCGCTGTTGCGCGCGGACCGGAACTAG